A stretch of Brevundimonas naejangsanensis DNA encodes these proteins:
- the rlmH gene encoding 23S rRNA (pseudouridine(1915)-N(3))-methyltransferase RlmH — MKLAIAAIGKPGRGPEATLAEDYARRATLSGRPLGLGPLELIDLEPRKPGKAPEAELLLAAAEGAHLIACDERGRTYSSRAFADHVAALRDQGERRLVFVIGGADGLDESVRRAARSTLAFGPQTWPHALARAMLAEQLYRAVTILAGSPYHRD; from the coding sequence ATGAAGCTGGCGATCGCGGCCATCGGCAAGCCGGGCCGCGGTCCCGAGGCGACTCTCGCCGAGGACTACGCCCGCCGCGCCACCCTGTCGGGCCGGCCCCTGGGGCTGGGCCCGCTGGAGCTCATCGACCTGGAGCCGAGGAAGCCCGGCAAGGCGCCGGAGGCCGAGCTGCTGCTGGCCGCCGCCGAGGGCGCGCACCTGATCGCCTGCGACGAGCGGGGCCGGACCTATTCCTCGCGCGCCTTCGCCGACCATGTGGCGGCCCTGCGCGACCAGGGCGAGCGGCGCCTGGTCTTCGTCATCGGCGGCGCCGACGGCCTGGACGAGAGCGTGCGTCGCGCCGCCCGTTCGACCCTGGCCTTCGGGCCGCAGACCTGGCCCCACGCCCTGGCCCGCGCCATGCTGGCCGAGCAGCTGTATCGGGCCGTGACCATCCTGGCCGGATCGCCCTATCATCGCGACTGA
- the rsfS gene encoding ribosome silencing factor, with the protein MDLMDSVHSEDGQAEDGPSSDERQPLPVGATELEQAILAKLDEDKAQDIVLIDLRGKSPMSDAMIVASGRSHRHVGAIADHLLRLFKERGLGKVKVEGLPHCDWVLLDAGDVIVHLFRPEVRTFYNIEKIWAVDSAHRGGPVRG; encoded by the coding sequence ATGGACCTGATGGATTCCGTCCATTCCGAAGACGGTCAGGCCGAGGACGGCCCCAGTAGCGACGAGCGCCAGCCCCTGCCGGTCGGCGCGACCGAGCTGGAGCAGGCCATCCTCGCCAAACTCGACGAAGACAAGGCCCAGGACATCGTCCTGATCGACCTGCGCGGCAAGAGCCCGATGTCCGACGCCATGATCGTGGCTTCGGGCCGCTCGCACCGCCACGTCGGCGCCATCGCCGACCACCTGCTGCGCCTGTTCAAGGAGCGGGGGCTGGGCAAGGTGAAGGTCGAGGGCCTGCCGCACTGCGACTGGGTGCTGCTGGATGCGGGCGACGTCATCGTCCACCTGTTCCGCCCCGAAGTGCGCACCTTCTACAACATCGAGAAGATCTGGGCCGTGGACAGCGCCCACCGCGGCGGCCCCGTCCGCGGCTGA
- a CDS encoding nicotinate-nucleotide adenylyltransferase: MSFFHAGPAPKGSGPRRGALRDGLDLAPGMKVGLFGGSFNPAHDGHAHVARTALRRLGLDRVVWLVSPQNPLKSSRDTAPLDERMASARAVAATVGPAMIVSDFETRAGTRWTIDTLRAVVARHPGVRFVWLMGSDNLADFHRWRGWTDIMRMMPVAVIARPGSLLDSRTAPAAERFARYRVPAAQAGLLPSLEAPAWTYLSAPLNHRSSTAIRAARAGRGEESNPIG, encoded by the coding sequence TTGTCCTTCTTCCACGCCGGTCCCGCGCCGAAAGGCTCCGGCCCCCGCCGGGGAGCCCTGCGCGACGGGCTGGACCTGGCGCCGGGGATGAAGGTCGGCCTGTTCGGCGGCTCGTTCAATCCGGCCCACGACGGCCACGCCCATGTGGCGCGGACCGCCCTCAGGCGGCTGGGGCTGGACCGGGTGGTCTGGCTGGTCTCGCCGCAGAACCCGCTGAAATCCAGCCGCGACACCGCCCCTCTGGACGAGCGGATGGCCTCGGCCCGCGCCGTCGCCGCCACGGTCGGCCCGGCCATGATCGTCTCGGACTTCGAGACGCGCGCCGGCACGCGCTGGACGATCGACACCCTGCGCGCCGTCGTCGCCCGCCATCCGGGGGTGCGCTTCGTCTGGTTGATGGGGTCGGACAACCTGGCCGACTTCCATCGCTGGAGGGGCTGGACCGACATCATGCGGATGATGCCCGTGGCGGTGATCGCCCGGCCCGGCAGCCTGCTGGACAGCCGCACGGCCCCGGCGGCGGAGCGCTTCGCCCGCTACCGCGTCCCGGCGGCCCAGGCCGGCCTGCTGCCGAGCCTGGAGGCGCCGGCCTGGACCTATCTGTCGGCGCCGCTGAATCACCGCTCCTCCACCGCCATCCGCGCCGCGCGGGCGGGGCGGGGCGAAGAGTCGAATCCGATCGGGTGA
- a CDS encoding DUF6655 family protein, which translates to MGSARLVLQGAVLGVVVAALGGCAMVTETNPARTATDMLLVNRAADRAVEGLTLPIPQGARVFVDETYFQAENARYALSAIRAALSEAGYAIVRERGEADAIFEVRAGALSLDQLRRVVGIPDMRVPINESLNVVSIPEVSLYSNRDRMGVAEFSGFLYDARTGMPLGAVTPMIGQYKIRSHKAFMMLTWGQQLAQPGERDPGSSWKEF; encoded by the coding sequence GTGGGTTCAGCGCGTCTCGTCCTGCAGGGCGCTGTCCTGGGCGTCGTCGTGGCTGCGCTGGGCGGCTGCGCCATGGTCACCGAGACCAATCCGGCGCGGACGGCCACCGACATGCTGCTGGTCAACCGGGCGGCGGACCGCGCCGTCGAGGGCCTGACCCTGCCCATCCCCCAGGGCGCGCGCGTCTTCGTCGACGAGACCTATTTCCAGGCCGAGAACGCCCGCTATGCGCTGAGCGCCATCCGCGCCGCCCTGTCGGAGGCGGGCTACGCCATCGTGCGCGAGCGCGGCGAGGCCGACGCCATCTTCGAGGTGCGGGCCGGCGCCCTGTCGCTGGACCAGTTGCGCCGGGTGGTGGGCATCCCCGACATGCGGGTGCCGATCAACGAGAGCCTGAACGTCGTCTCCATCCCCGAGGTGTCGCTCTATTCCAACCGCGACCGCATGGGCGTGGCCGAGTTCTCGGGCTTCCTCTACGACGCGCGCACGGGAATGCCTCTGGGGGCCGTCACCCCGATGATCGGCCAGTACAAGATCCGCAGCCACAAGGCCTTCATGATGCTGACCTGGGGCCAGCAGCTGGCCCAGCCGGGCGAGCGCGATCCGGGCTCGAGCTGGAAGGAATTCTGA
- a CDS encoding VOC family protein, translating to MRYLHTMVRVKDLDASLRFYRDLLGLVETRRSEHEAGRFTLVYLAAPKDQARAEAEQSPEVELTWNWDDQDYDGGRNFGHLAFRVDDIYAACQRLMDGGVVINRPPRDGHMAFIRSPDGISIELLQEGARLAPAEPWASMPNVGSW from the coding sequence ATGCGTTATCTGCACACCATGGTCCGCGTGAAGGACCTGGACGCCTCCCTGCGCTTCTATCGCGACCTGCTGGGCCTGGTGGAGACCCGCCGCAGCGAGCACGAGGCCGGCCGCTTCACCCTGGTCTATCTGGCCGCGCCCAAGGATCAGGCCCGCGCCGAGGCCGAGCAGTCGCCCGAGGTCGAACTGACCTGGAACTGGGACGATCAGGATTATGACGGCGGCCGCAACTTCGGCCACCTGGCCTTCCGCGTCGACGACATCTACGCCGCCTGCCAGCGCCTGATGGACGGCGGGGTGGTCATCAACCGCCCGCCGCGCGACGGCCACATGGCCTTCATCCGCTCGCCCGACGGCATCTCGATCGAACTGCTGCAGGAAGGCGCCCGCCTGGCGCCGGCCGAGCCCTGGGCCTCGATGCCGAACGTCGGAAGCTGGTGA
- a CDS encoding zinc-finger domain-containing protein, protein MPPRHIDAVIPPPEEIVVSTKRVACDGGGGALGHPLVYMDMGEDDFIECGYCDRRFVLSAHPQPESEYLDPAARPPEAH, encoded by the coding sequence ATGCCTCCCCGCCACATCGACGCTGTCATCCCCCCGCCCGAAGAGATCGTCGTCTCGACCAAGCGCGTCGCCTGCGACGGCGGCGGCGGGGCGCTGGGCCACCCGCTGGTCTACATGGACATGGGCGAGGACGACTTCATCGAGTGCGGCTACTGCGACCGCCGCTTCGTGCTGTCGGCCCACCCGCAGCCGGAGAGCGAATACCTCGATCCGGCGGCCCGCCCGCCCGAGGCGCACTGA
- a CDS encoding ABC transporter ATP-binding protein, producing MTHAPALPANAIEVRGLKKTYKGSRKAPPKTALRGVDLTVPRGSMFGLLGPNGAGKSTLINIIAGVVNKSEGTVRIWDRDIDHEARDARSALGVVPQEIVADVFFTPREALEVQAGFYGVPADQRRSDELLAALGLSDKANAYVRALSGGMKRRLMVAKALVHNPPVLILDEPTAGVDVELRRQLWDYVRKINEEGVTVILTTHYLEEAQELCDTIAIINRGEVVACEPTEQLLKRLDTRNVVVTPETAPETLPVLAGFHVAARANGAFVVTYRTGESSVEQVLAAVRAAGVTIKDIATEDPSLEDVFLALTYGDASRPDPTQD from the coding sequence ATGACCCACGCCCCTGCCCTGCCCGCCAACGCCATCGAGGTGCGGGGGCTGAAGAAGACGTACAAGGGCTCGCGCAAGGCGCCGCCCAAGACCGCCCTGCGCGGGGTCGACCTGACGGTGCCGCGCGGCTCGATGTTCGGCCTGCTGGGCCCCAACGGCGCGGGCAAGTCGACCCTGATCAACATCATCGCCGGGGTGGTGAACAAGTCCGAGGGCACGGTGCGAATCTGGGATCGCGACATCGACCATGAGGCGCGCGACGCCCGCTCGGCGCTGGGCGTGGTGCCGCAGGAGATCGTCGCCGACGTCTTCTTCACCCCGCGCGAGGCGCTGGAGGTCCAGGCCGGCTTCTACGGCGTGCCGGCCGACCAGCGCCGCTCGGACGAACTGCTCGCGGCCCTGGGCCTGTCGGACAAGGCCAACGCCTATGTCCGCGCCCTGTCCGGCGGGATGAAGCGGCGCCTGATGGTGGCCAAGGCCCTGGTGCACAATCCGCCCGTGCTGATCCTCGACGAGCCGACGGCGGGCGTGGACGTCGAACTGCGCCGCCAGCTGTGGGACTATGTGCGCAAGATCAACGAGGAGGGGGTGACGGTGATCCTGACCACCCACTACCTCGAGGAGGCGCAGGAGCTGTGCGACACCATCGCCATCATCAACCGGGGCGAGGTCGTGGCCTGCGAGCCGACCGAGCAGCTGCTGAAACGGCTCGACACCCGCAACGTGGTGGTGACGCCCGAGACGGCGCCCGAGACCCTGCCGGTCCTGGCCGGCTTCCACGTCGCGGCGCGCGCCAACGGGGCCTTCGTCGTCACCTATCGCACGGGCGAATCCAGCGTCGAGCAGGTGCTGGCGGCGGTGCGCGCGGCGGGCGTGACCATCAAGGACATCGCCACCGAGGACCCCAGCCTGGAGGACGTCTTCCTGGCCCTGACCTACGGCGACGCCAGCCGCCCGGACCCGACGCAGGACTGA
- a CDS encoding RNA pyrophosphohydrolase — MSAVDLSLYRPNVGVVLFNPAGQVWFGRRADTPEPWNWQFPQGGVDDGEDLEAAARRELHEETGVRSIALLGRTSDWIPYDFPEGLPSPRSWKGLKGQRQQWFAFRLTGAEDEIDLNAHGEPEFDAWRWGRLAEAPGLIVPFKRPVYEQVVRMFGEWAI, encoded by the coding sequence ATGAGCGCCGTCGATCTGTCCCTCTATCGCCCCAACGTCGGGGTCGTCCTGTTCAACCCGGCCGGCCAGGTCTGGTTCGGCCGCCGCGCCGATACGCCCGAGCCGTGGAACTGGCAGTTCCCGCAAGGCGGCGTCGACGACGGCGAGGACCTGGAGGCCGCCGCCCGCCGCGAACTGCACGAGGAGACGGGGGTGCGCTCCATCGCCCTGCTGGGCCGGACGAGCGACTGGATTCCCTATGACTTCCCCGAGGGCCTGCCGAGCCCCAGGAGCTGGAAGGGGCTGAAAGGCCAGCGCCAGCAGTGGTTCGCCTTCCGCCTGACCGGCGCGGAGGACGAGATCGACCTGAACGCCCACGGCGAACCTGAATTCGACGCCTGGCGCTGGGGACGGCTGGCGGAGGCGCCCGGCCTGATCGTGCCGTTCAAGCGGCCGGTCTATGAGCAGGTGGTGCGGATGTTCGGCGAATGGGCCATTTAA
- a CDS encoding ATP synthase F1 subunit epsilon: MAGKLNFSLVAPEREVFAGSVDQVDAPGVEGDFGVLPGHAPFMTTLREGVVTVYDGAQRRRFEVKGGFADVNGEGLTILAEEASELTAN, encoded by the coding sequence ATGGCCGGTAAGCTGAACTTCTCCCTCGTCGCCCCGGAACGCGAAGTCTTCGCCGGTTCGGTCGATCAGGTCGATGCGCCGGGCGTCGAGGGCGACTTCGGCGTCCTGCCCGGCCACGCGCCCTTCATGACCACCCTGCGCGAAGGCGTGGTGACGGTCTATGACGGCGCCCAGCGCCGCCGCTTCGAGGTCAAGGGCGGTTTCGCCGACGTCAACGGCGAAGGCCTGACCATCCTGGCTGAAGAGGCTTCGGAGCTGACCGCGAACTGA
- the atpD gene encoding F0F1 ATP synthase subunit beta produces the protein MTDTTAPKKPAAKKPAAPKKAAAPKAAAAVAGQGKIAQVIGAVVDVEFEGHLPAILNALETQNVDQKTGEPFTLILEVAQHLGENMVRAIAMDTTEGLTRGQPVVDTGKSIMAPVGPGTLGRIMNVVGQPIDEAGPILTTEYRPIHKEAPTFDEQSTSAEILVTGIKVIDLICPYTKGGKTGLFGGAGVGKTVTMQELINNIAKAYGGYSVLAGVGERTREGNDLYHEMIESNVNVDPAKNNGSTEGSKCALVYGQMNEPPGARARVALTGLSIAEYFRDEEGKDVLLFVDNIFRFTQAGSEVSALLGRIPSAVGYQPTLATEMGNLQERITSTKKGSITSVQAIYVPADDLTDPAPAASFAHLDATTVLSRDIAAQAIFPAVDPLDSTSRIMDPLVIGEEHYQVARRVQEILQQYKALKDIIAILGMDELSEDDKLVVSRARKIQRFLSQPFFVAEQFTGSPGKFVELADTIRSFKAICDGEYDHLPEAAFYMVGAIEEAVEKAAKMAAEA, from the coding sequence ATGACCGACACCACCGCCCCCAAGAAACCCGCCGCCAAGAAGCCGGCCGCTCCCAAGAAGGCCGCCGCTCCGAAGGCCGCCGCCGCCGTCGCGGGCCAGGGCAAGATCGCCCAGGTCATCGGCGCCGTCGTCGACGTCGAGTTCGAAGGCCACCTGCCGGCGATCCTGAACGCCCTGGAGACCCAGAACGTCGACCAGAAGACGGGCGAGCCCTTCACCCTGATCCTGGAAGTCGCCCAGCACCTGGGTGAGAACATGGTCCGCGCCATCGCCATGGACACGACCGAAGGCCTGACCCGCGGTCAGCCGGTCGTCGACACCGGCAAGTCGATCATGGCCCCGGTCGGTCCGGGCACGCTCGGCCGCATCATGAACGTCGTCGGCCAGCCGATCGACGAAGCCGGTCCGATCCTGACCACCGAATACCGTCCGATCCACAAGGAAGCCCCGACCTTCGACGAACAGTCGACCTCGGCGGAAATCCTGGTCACCGGCATCAAGGTCATCGACCTGATCTGCCCCTACACCAAGGGCGGCAAGACCGGCCTGTTCGGCGGCGCCGGCGTGGGCAAGACCGTGACCATGCAGGAACTGATCAACAACATCGCCAAGGCTTACGGCGGTTACTCGGTTCTGGCCGGCGTGGGCGAACGCACCCGCGAAGGCAACGACCTGTATCACGAGATGATCGAGTCCAACGTGAACGTGGACCCGGCCAAGAACAACGGCTCGACCGAAGGCTCCAAGTGCGCCCTGGTTTACGGCCAGATGAATGAGCCCCCCGGCGCCCGCGCTCGCGTCGCCCTGACCGGCCTGTCGATCGCGGAATACTTCCGCGACGAGGAAGGCAAGGACGTGCTGCTGTTCGTCGACAACATCTTCCGCTTCACCCAGGCCGGTTCGGAAGTGTCGGCTCTGCTGGGCCGCATCCCCTCGGCCGTGGGCTATCAGCCGACGCTGGCCACCGAGATGGGCAACCTGCAGGAGCGGATCACCTCGACCAAGAAGGGCTCGATCACCTCGGTCCAGGCCATCTACGTCCCCGCCGACGACCTGACCGACCCGGCCCCGGCCGCCTCGTTCGCCCACCTGGACGCCACCACCGTTCTGTCGCGTGACATCGCCGCCCAGGCCATCTTCCCGGCCGTGGACCCGCTGGACTCGACCTCGCGGATCATGGACCCGCTGGTCATCGGCGAAGAGCACTATCAGGTCGCCCGCCGCGTCCAGGAAATCCTGCAGCAGTACAAGGCGCTGAAGGACATCATCGCCATCCTGGGCATGGACGAGCTGTCGGAAGACGACAAGTTGGTCGTGTCGCGCGCGCGCAAGATTCAGCGCTTCCTGTCGCAGCCCTTCTTCGTGGCCGAGCAGTTCACCGGCTCGCCGGGCAAGTTCGTCGAGCTGGCCGACACCATCCGCTCGTTCAAGGCCATCTGCGACGGCGAATACGACCACCTGCCGGAAGCCGCCTTCTACATGGTCGGCGCCATCGAAGAGGCCGTCGAGAAGGCCGCCAAGATGGCTGCGGAAGCCTAA
- a CDS encoding F0F1 ATP synthase subunit gamma: MASLKEMRDRIGSVKATQKITKAMQMVAAAKLKRAQDQAESARPYAQRMASVIANLAAGVGDDGPRLMTGTGADQKHLVVVATADKGLAGGFSTNVIRAARDHINSLIANGKTVEIVAVGRKSRDQLTRLFGDKVVKTFELSEHKTVGLHSAQPIAELLAQKFEADEADKVTLFYSQFKSVISQVPSSRQLAPAEVDANASADAGALYEYEPSEEDILETLLPRNLTTQILAALLENQAGFFGAQMAAMDNATRNAGDLISALTLQYNRSRQAQITTELIEIIAGAEAL; this comes from the coding sequence ATGGCTAGCCTCAAGGAAATGCGCGATCGGATCGGAAGCGTCAAAGCGACGCAGAAGATCACGAAAGCCATGCAGATGGTCGCCGCGGCCAAGCTGAAGCGCGCCCAGGACCAGGCCGAAAGCGCCCGGCCCTATGCGCAGCGGATGGCCTCGGTCATCGCCAACCTGGCGGCCGGCGTCGGCGACGACGGCCCGCGCCTGATGACCGGCACCGGCGCCGACCAGAAGCACCTGGTCGTCGTCGCCACGGCCGACAAGGGCCTGGCCGGCGGTTTCTCGACCAACGTCATCCGCGCCGCGCGGGACCACATCAACAGCCTGATCGCCAACGGCAAGACCGTCGAGATCGTGGCCGTGGGCCGAAAGTCGCGCGACCAGCTGACCCGCCTGTTCGGCGACAAGGTCGTCAAGACCTTCGAGCTGAGCGAGCACAAGACGGTGGGCCTGCACTCGGCCCAGCCGATCGCCGAGCTGCTGGCGCAGAAGTTCGAAGCGGACGAGGCTGACAAGGTCACCCTCTTCTACAGCCAGTTCAAGTCGGTGATCTCGCAGGTCCCGTCGTCGCGTCAGCTGGCCCCGGCCGAAGTCGACGCGAACGCCTCGGCCGACGCCGGCGCGCTCTATGAGTACGAGCCGTCGGAAGAGGACATCCTCGAGACCCTGCTGCCGCGCAACCTGACGACGCAGATCCTGGCCGCCCTGCTGGAGAACCAGGCCGGCTTCTTCGGCGCCCAGATGGCCGCGATGGACAACGCCACGCGCAACGCGGGCGACCTCATCAGCGCCCTGACGCTGCAGTACAACCGTTCCCGCCAGGCTCAGATCACCACCGAGCTGATCGAGATCATCGCCGGCGCTGAAGCGCTCTGA